A window of Ranitomeya variabilis isolate aRanVar5 chromosome 2, aRanVar5.hap1, whole genome shotgun sequence contains these coding sequences:
- the TSHZ3 gene encoding teashirt homolog 3 isoform X4, protein MDSESHVSETSDRMADFESSSIKNEEESKEMLAPLEDSNVSDSLEQMKAVYNNFLSNSYWSNLSLNLHQSTSEKNNASSSSSSSSSSSCGSGSFDWHQTAMAKTLQQVSQSRVLPEPSLFSTVQLYRQSSKLYGSIFTGASKFRCKDCSAAYDTLVELTVHMNEMGHYRDDNHETDNKNPKRWSKPRKRSLLEMEGKEDAQKVLKCMYCGHSFESLQDLSVHMIKTKHYQKVPLKEPVTPVAAKIVPASRKKLSLELDLPSSPDSTGGIQKPTISDANEALQKNSNPYITPNNRYGHQNGASYAWHFEARKSQILKCMECGSSHDTLQELTAHMMVTGHFIKVTNSALKKGKPVMEPPAMPTSLLDEKVQSVPLAATTFTPPANNNTSLSPKLTVEIKKEIIPDDKIKDKEKSNEEEEKFDVPSKYHYLTENDLDESPKGGLDILKSLENTVTSAINKAQNGTPSWGGYPSIHAAYQLPNMMKLSLGSSGKSTPLKPMYGNSDVMSPTKNQPLVSPPSSQTSPVSKTNFHAMEELVKKVTEKVAKVEEKMKEPEGKYSPVKRATPSPSGSEISEPPKSDALNDIVYKSQQNSPISQKNNCKESSTLEPVENGKDHVKSIIGSLSSSTAIITEHPPEQPFVNPLSALQSVMNIHLGKAAKPSLPTLDPMSMLFKMSNSLAEKAAVATPPIQSKKTDHLTDRYFYHVNNDQPIDLTKGKSDKNCSLASALLSPTSTSSASSSSTVTTAKTSAVVSFMSNSPLRENALSDISDMLKNLTESHTSKSSTPTSISEKSDIDGTTIEEPEENTPAQKRKGRQSNWNPQHLLILQAQFAASLRQTSEGKYVMSDLSPQERMHISRFTGLSMTTISHWLANVKYQLRRTGGTKFLKNLDTGHPVFFCNDCASQIRTPSTYISHLESHLGFRIRDLSKLSSEQIHNQIAQTKSPSDKLVASSPEEETGTSYQCKLCNRTFASKHAVKLHLSKTHGKSPEDHLLYVSELEKQ, encoded by the coding sequence ATGGACAGCGAATCTCACGTCAGTGAGACCAGTGACCGCATGGCTGACTTCGAAAGTAGCTCCATCAAAAACGAGGAGGAGAGCAAAGAGATGTTGGCTCCTTTAGAAGACTCCAATGTGTCAGACAGTTTAGAGCAGATGAAAGCTGTCTACAATAATTTCCTTTCAAATTCTTACTGGTCCAACCTTAGCTTAAATCTTCACCAGTCAACTTCAGAAAAGAACAAtgctagcagcagcagcagcagcagtagtagtAGCAGCTGTGGAAGCGGAAGTTTTGACTGGCACCAGACAGCCATGGCTAAAACACTACAGCAAGTATCTCAGAGCCGAGTCCTACCTGAGCCAAGCCTTTTTAGCACTGTTCAATTGTACCGACAAAGCAGTAAACTTTACGGTTCCATTTTCACAGGTGCCAGTAAGTTTCGTTGCAAAGACTGTAGCGCCGCGTACGATACACTAGTAGAACTGACAGTTCACATGAATGAAATGGGACATTACAGAGATGATAACCATGAAACAGATAACAAAAACCCAAAACGTTGGTCAAAGCCACGCAAACGTTCATTACTTGAAATGGAAGGAAAAGAAGATGCCCAGAAAGTGTTAAAGTGCATGTACTGTGGTCACTCGTTCGAATCTCTTCAGGACCTAAGCGTTCACATGATTAAAACAAAACACTACCAAAAAGTGCCTCTTAAAGAACCTGTTACCCCGGTAGCAGCAAAAATTGTCCCAGCTTCTAGAAAAAAGCTCTCTCTAGAACTTGACCTTCCAAGTTCTCCCGATTCGACTGGAGGGATACAAAAACCAACAATTTCAGATGCAAATGAAGCTTTGCAAAAGAATTCAAATCCATATATCACACCAAATAACCGATACGGGCACCAGAATGGGGCCAGTTATGCTTGGCATTTTGAAGCTAGGAAATCTCAGATACTTAAATGCATGGAATGTGGCAGCTCACATGATACATTACAAGAACTTACTGCCCACATGATGGTCACAGGACATTTTATAAAGGTGACCAATTCCGCACTCAAGAAAGGAAAACCTGTGATGGAACCCCCTGCTATGCCAACTTCTTTACTGGATGAAAAGGTACAGTCCGTACCATTAGCTGCCACTACATTTACACCTCCCGCTAATAATAACACTTCTCTTTCACCAAAACTGACTgttgaaataaaaaaagaaataatccCAGATGATAAAATCAAAGACAAGGAAAAATCTAATGAAGAAGAAGAAAAGTTTGATGTCCCTTCAAAATACCATTATCTAACTGAAAATGACTTAGACGAAAGCCCGAAAGGCGGATTAGATATCCTAAAGTCTTTAGAAAATACAGTAACGTCTGCCATTAATAAGGCTCAAAATGGTACTCCAAGTTGGGGAGGTTACCCAAGTATCCATGCTGCCTACCAGCTCCCAAACATGATGAAGTTATCGTTAGGCTCCTCAGGGAAAAGTACTCCATTAAAACCAATGTATGGTAATAGTGATGTTATGTCACCTACCAAAAATCAGCCACTGGTGTCACCGCCAAGTAGTCAGACTTCGCCTGTGTCAAAAACTAACTTCCATGCCATGGAAGAATTAGTCAAAAAAGTGACAGAAAAAGTAGCTAAAGTTGAAGAGAAAATGAAGGAGCCAGAGGGAAAGTATTCACCAGTTAAAAGGGCAACACCGTCTCCAAGTGGTAGTGAAATTAGTGAACCTCCAAAATCCGATGCTCTGAATGACATTGTATATAAAAGCCAGCAAAACAGTccgatttcacaaaaaaacaactgCAAGGAAAGTTCAACTCTAGAGCCAGTTGAAAATGGCAAGGACCACGTGAAGTCAATAATAGGCAGCTTAAGTAGCAGCACAGCTATAATAACAGAGCACCCTCCAGAACAACCGTTTGTTAATCCATTAAGTGCATTGCAGTCCGTTATGAACATTCACCTTGGCAAGGCAGCTAAACCCTCCCTCCCGACTCTAGATCCCATGAGCATGTTATTTAAAATGAGTAACAGCTTGGCTGAAAAAGCTGCTGTTGCGACCCCACCTATCCAATCCAAAAAAACAGACCACTTAACAGACCGTTATTTTTATCATGTCAACAATGACCAGCCCATAGATTTGACAAAAGGAAAGAGTGACAAAAACTGCTCTTTGGCTTCAGCGCTTTTGTCACCCACATCGACATCTTCTGCATCTTCTTCATCTACAGTGACAACAGCAAAGACATCTGCAGTCGTGTCATTCATGTCAAACTCACCGCTGCGCGAGAATGCCTTGTCAGATATATCTGATATGCTGAAAAACCTGACAGAAAGCCACACATCAAAATCTTCTACACCTACCAGTATATCTGAAAAATCTGACATTGACGGTACCACAATAGAGGAACCAGAAGAAAACACACCAGCTCAGAAAAGGAAAGGGCGGCAGTCCAACTGGAACCCACAACATTTGCTTATCCTACAAGCCCAGTTTGCAGCTAGTTTGAGACAGACATCTGAAGGGAAATATGTCATGTCAGACTTGAGCCCTCAAGAAAGAATGCACATTTCCAGGTTTACAGGACTCTCAATGACCACAATTAGTCACTGGCTAGCTAATGTGAAATACCAGCTACGAAGGACAGGTGGGACGAAGTTCCTCAAGAACTTGGACACTGGGCATCCAGTGTTCTTTTGTAATGACTGCGCCTCGCAAATCAGGACACCCTCAACGTATATCAGTCACCTTGAATCACATCTAGGTTTTAGAATAAGAGACTTGTCTAAACTTTCTAGTGAACAAATACACAATCAGATAGCACAAACAAAATCCCCGTCTGACAAGTTGGTGGCTTCCTCCCCAGAAGAAGAGACTGGAACTTCCTATCAGTGTAAGCTTTGCAATCGGACATTTGCGAGCAAGCACGCTGTGAAACTTCATTTGAGTAAAACACATGGGAAGTCTCCAGAAGATCACCTTCTGTATGTGTCAGAGCTAGAAAAGCAGTAG
- the TSHZ3 gene encoding teashirt homolog 3 isoform X2 codes for MDTRHNYGTDASIRQEMTFSSSTKKTKGCKTCETYVSDELKAAALVDDDGEAEDAVVEGEPSAKYACPEKEFTNNSPSYQHSPAGEFSSHEMDSESHVSETSDRMADFESSSIKNEEESKEMLAPLEDSNVSDSLEQMKAVYNNFLSNSYWSNLSLNLHQSTSEKNNASSSSSSSSSSSCGSGSFDWHQTAMAKTLQQVSQSRVLPEPSLFSTVQLYRQSSKLYGSIFTGASKFRCKDCSAAYDTLVELTVHMNEMGHYRDDNHETDNKNPKRWSKPRKRSLLEMEGKEDAQKVLKCMYCGHSFESLQDLSVHMIKTKHYQKVPLKEPVTPVAAKIVPASRKKLSLELDLPSSPDSTGGIQKPTISDANEALQKNSNPYITPNNRYGHQNGASYAWHFEARKSQILKCMECGSSHDTLQELTAHMMVTGHFIKVTNSALKKGKPVMEPPAMPTSLLDEKVQSVPLAATTFTPPANNNTSLSPKLTVEIKKEIIPDDKIKDKEKSNEEEEKFDVPSKYHYLTENDLDESPKGGLDILKSLENTVTSAINKAQNGTPSWGGYPSIHAAYQLPNMMKLSLGSSGKSTPLKPMYGNSDVMSPTKNQPLVSPPSSQTSPVSKTNFHAMEELVKKVTEKVAKVEEKMKEPEGKYSPVKRATPSPSGSEISEPPKSDALNDIVYKSQQNSPISQKNNCKESSTLEPVENGKDHVKSIIGSLSSSTAIITEHPPEQPFVNPLSALQSVMNIHLGKAAKPSLPTLDPMSMLFKMSNSLAEKAAVATPPIQSKKTDHLTDRYFYHVNNDQPIDLTKGKSDKNCSLASALLSPTSTSSASSSSTVTTAKTSAVVSFMSNSPLRENALSDISDMLKNLTESHTSKSSTPTSISEKSDIDGTTIEEPEENTPAQKRKGRQSNWNPQHLLILQAQFAASLRQTSEGKYVMSDLSPQERMHISRFTGLSMTTISHWLANVKYQLRRTGGTKFLKNLDTGHPVFFCNDCASQIRTPSTYISHLESHLGFRIRDLSKLSSEQIHNQIAQTKSPSDKLVASSPEEETGTSYQCKLCNRTFASKHAVKLHLSKTHGKSPEDHLLYVSELEKQ; via the coding sequence CGTATGTTTCAGACGAGTTGAAGGCAGCAGCCCTTGTTGATGATGATGGTGAAGCTGAGGATGCGGTCGTTGAAGGCGAGCCATCAGCAAAATATGCCTGTCCTGAGAAGGAATTCACAAATAACTCTCCGAGCTACCAGCACTCTCCTGCTGGAGAATTCTCCAGCCATGAGATGGACAGCGAATCTCACGTCAGTGAGACCAGTGACCGCATGGCTGACTTCGAAAGTAGCTCCATCAAAAACGAGGAGGAGAGCAAAGAGATGTTGGCTCCTTTAGAAGACTCCAATGTGTCAGACAGTTTAGAGCAGATGAAAGCTGTCTACAATAATTTCCTTTCAAATTCTTACTGGTCCAACCTTAGCTTAAATCTTCACCAGTCAACTTCAGAAAAGAACAAtgctagcagcagcagcagcagcagtagtagtAGCAGCTGTGGAAGCGGAAGTTTTGACTGGCACCAGACAGCCATGGCTAAAACACTACAGCAAGTATCTCAGAGCCGAGTCCTACCTGAGCCAAGCCTTTTTAGCACTGTTCAATTGTACCGACAAAGCAGTAAACTTTACGGTTCCATTTTCACAGGTGCCAGTAAGTTTCGTTGCAAAGACTGTAGCGCCGCGTACGATACACTAGTAGAACTGACAGTTCACATGAATGAAATGGGACATTACAGAGATGATAACCATGAAACAGATAACAAAAACCCAAAACGTTGGTCAAAGCCACGCAAACGTTCATTACTTGAAATGGAAGGAAAAGAAGATGCCCAGAAAGTGTTAAAGTGCATGTACTGTGGTCACTCGTTCGAATCTCTTCAGGACCTAAGCGTTCACATGATTAAAACAAAACACTACCAAAAAGTGCCTCTTAAAGAACCTGTTACCCCGGTAGCAGCAAAAATTGTCCCAGCTTCTAGAAAAAAGCTCTCTCTAGAACTTGACCTTCCAAGTTCTCCCGATTCGACTGGAGGGATACAAAAACCAACAATTTCAGATGCAAATGAAGCTTTGCAAAAGAATTCAAATCCATATATCACACCAAATAACCGATACGGGCACCAGAATGGGGCCAGTTATGCTTGGCATTTTGAAGCTAGGAAATCTCAGATACTTAAATGCATGGAATGTGGCAGCTCACATGATACATTACAAGAACTTACTGCCCACATGATGGTCACAGGACATTTTATAAAGGTGACCAATTCCGCACTCAAGAAAGGAAAACCTGTGATGGAACCCCCTGCTATGCCAACTTCTTTACTGGATGAAAAGGTACAGTCCGTACCATTAGCTGCCACTACATTTACACCTCCCGCTAATAATAACACTTCTCTTTCACCAAAACTGACTgttgaaataaaaaaagaaataatccCAGATGATAAAATCAAAGACAAGGAAAAATCTAATGAAGAAGAAGAAAAGTTTGATGTCCCTTCAAAATACCATTATCTAACTGAAAATGACTTAGACGAAAGCCCGAAAGGCGGATTAGATATCCTAAAGTCTTTAGAAAATACAGTAACGTCTGCCATTAATAAGGCTCAAAATGGTACTCCAAGTTGGGGAGGTTACCCAAGTATCCATGCTGCCTACCAGCTCCCAAACATGATGAAGTTATCGTTAGGCTCCTCAGGGAAAAGTACTCCATTAAAACCAATGTATGGTAATAGTGATGTTATGTCACCTACCAAAAATCAGCCACTGGTGTCACCGCCAAGTAGTCAGACTTCGCCTGTGTCAAAAACTAACTTCCATGCCATGGAAGAATTAGTCAAAAAAGTGACAGAAAAAGTAGCTAAAGTTGAAGAGAAAATGAAGGAGCCAGAGGGAAAGTATTCACCAGTTAAAAGGGCAACACCGTCTCCAAGTGGTAGTGAAATTAGTGAACCTCCAAAATCCGATGCTCTGAATGACATTGTATATAAAAGCCAGCAAAACAGTccgatttcacaaaaaaacaactgCAAGGAAAGTTCAACTCTAGAGCCAGTTGAAAATGGCAAGGACCACGTGAAGTCAATAATAGGCAGCTTAAGTAGCAGCACAGCTATAATAACAGAGCACCCTCCAGAACAACCGTTTGTTAATCCATTAAGTGCATTGCAGTCCGTTATGAACATTCACCTTGGCAAGGCAGCTAAACCCTCCCTCCCGACTCTAGATCCCATGAGCATGTTATTTAAAATGAGTAACAGCTTGGCTGAAAAAGCTGCTGTTGCGACCCCACCTATCCAATCCAAAAAAACAGACCACTTAACAGACCGTTATTTTTATCATGTCAACAATGACCAGCCCATAGATTTGACAAAAGGAAAGAGTGACAAAAACTGCTCTTTGGCTTCAGCGCTTTTGTCACCCACATCGACATCTTCTGCATCTTCTTCATCTACAGTGACAACAGCAAAGACATCTGCAGTCGTGTCATTCATGTCAAACTCACCGCTGCGCGAGAATGCCTTGTCAGATATATCTGATATGCTGAAAAACCTGACAGAAAGCCACACATCAAAATCTTCTACACCTACCAGTATATCTGAAAAATCTGACATTGACGGTACCACAATAGAGGAACCAGAAGAAAACACACCAGCTCAGAAAAGGAAAGGGCGGCAGTCCAACTGGAACCCACAACATTTGCTTATCCTACAAGCCCAGTTTGCAGCTAGTTTGAGACAGACATCTGAAGGGAAATATGTCATGTCAGACTTGAGCCCTCAAGAAAGAATGCACATTTCCAGGTTTACAGGACTCTCAATGACCACAATTAGTCACTGGCTAGCTAATGTGAAATACCAGCTACGAAGGACAGGTGGGACGAAGTTCCTCAAGAACTTGGACACTGGGCATCCAGTGTTCTTTTGTAATGACTGCGCCTCGCAAATCAGGACACCCTCAACGTATATCAGTCACCTTGAATCACATCTAGGTTTTAGAATAAGAGACTTGTCTAAACTTTCTAGTGAACAAATACACAATCAGATAGCACAAACAAAATCCCCGTCTGACAAGTTGGTGGCTTCCTCCCCAGAAGAAGAGACTGGAACTTCCTATCAGTGTAAGCTTTGCAATCGGACATTTGCGAGCAAGCACGCTGTGAAACTTCATTTGAGTAAAACACATGGGAAGTCTCCAGAAGATCACCTTCTGTATGTGTCAGAGCTAGAAAAGCAGTAG
- the TSHZ3 gene encoding teashirt homolog 3 isoform X3: MPRRKQQAPRRAAAYVSDELKAAALVDDDGEAEDAVVEGEPSAKYACPEKEFTNNSPSYQHSPAGEFSSHEMDSESHVSETSDRMADFESSSIKNEEESKEMLAPLEDSNVSDSLEQMKAVYNNFLSNSYWSNLSLNLHQSTSEKNNASSSSSSSSSSSCGSGSFDWHQTAMAKTLQQVSQSRVLPEPSLFSTVQLYRQSSKLYGSIFTGASKFRCKDCSAAYDTLVELTVHMNEMGHYRDDNHETDNKNPKRWSKPRKRSLLEMEGKEDAQKVLKCMYCGHSFESLQDLSVHMIKTKHYQKVPLKEPVTPVAAKIVPASRKKLSLELDLPSSPDSTGGIQKPTISDANEALQKNSNPYITPNNRYGHQNGASYAWHFEARKSQILKCMECGSSHDTLQELTAHMMVTGHFIKVTNSALKKGKPVMEPPAMPTSLLDEKVQSVPLAATTFTPPANNNTSLSPKLTVEIKKEIIPDDKIKDKEKSNEEEEKFDVPSKYHYLTENDLDESPKGGLDILKSLENTVTSAINKAQNGTPSWGGYPSIHAAYQLPNMMKLSLGSSGKSTPLKPMYGNSDVMSPTKNQPLVSPPSSQTSPVSKTNFHAMEELVKKVTEKVAKVEEKMKEPEGKYSPVKRATPSPSGSEISEPPKSDALNDIVYKSQQNSPISQKNNCKESSTLEPVENGKDHVKSIIGSLSSSTAIITEHPPEQPFVNPLSALQSVMNIHLGKAAKPSLPTLDPMSMLFKMSNSLAEKAAVATPPIQSKKTDHLTDRYFYHVNNDQPIDLTKGKSDKNCSLASALLSPTSTSSASSSSTVTTAKTSAVVSFMSNSPLRENALSDISDMLKNLTESHTSKSSTPTSISEKSDIDGTTIEEPEENTPAQKRKGRQSNWNPQHLLILQAQFAASLRQTSEGKYVMSDLSPQERMHISRFTGLSMTTISHWLANVKYQLRRTGGTKFLKNLDTGHPVFFCNDCASQIRTPSTYISHLESHLGFRIRDLSKLSSEQIHNQIAQTKSPSDKLVASSPEEETGTSYQCKLCNRTFASKHAVKLHLSKTHGKSPEDHLLYVSELEKQ, encoded by the coding sequence CGTATGTTTCAGACGAGTTGAAGGCAGCAGCCCTTGTTGATGATGATGGTGAAGCTGAGGATGCGGTCGTTGAAGGCGAGCCATCAGCAAAATATGCCTGTCCTGAGAAGGAATTCACAAATAACTCTCCGAGCTACCAGCACTCTCCTGCTGGAGAATTCTCCAGCCATGAGATGGACAGCGAATCTCACGTCAGTGAGACCAGTGACCGCATGGCTGACTTCGAAAGTAGCTCCATCAAAAACGAGGAGGAGAGCAAAGAGATGTTGGCTCCTTTAGAAGACTCCAATGTGTCAGACAGTTTAGAGCAGATGAAAGCTGTCTACAATAATTTCCTTTCAAATTCTTACTGGTCCAACCTTAGCTTAAATCTTCACCAGTCAACTTCAGAAAAGAACAAtgctagcagcagcagcagcagcagtagtagtAGCAGCTGTGGAAGCGGAAGTTTTGACTGGCACCAGACAGCCATGGCTAAAACACTACAGCAAGTATCTCAGAGCCGAGTCCTACCTGAGCCAAGCCTTTTTAGCACTGTTCAATTGTACCGACAAAGCAGTAAACTTTACGGTTCCATTTTCACAGGTGCCAGTAAGTTTCGTTGCAAAGACTGTAGCGCCGCGTACGATACACTAGTAGAACTGACAGTTCACATGAATGAAATGGGACATTACAGAGATGATAACCATGAAACAGATAACAAAAACCCAAAACGTTGGTCAAAGCCACGCAAACGTTCATTACTTGAAATGGAAGGAAAAGAAGATGCCCAGAAAGTGTTAAAGTGCATGTACTGTGGTCACTCGTTCGAATCTCTTCAGGACCTAAGCGTTCACATGATTAAAACAAAACACTACCAAAAAGTGCCTCTTAAAGAACCTGTTACCCCGGTAGCAGCAAAAATTGTCCCAGCTTCTAGAAAAAAGCTCTCTCTAGAACTTGACCTTCCAAGTTCTCCCGATTCGACTGGAGGGATACAAAAACCAACAATTTCAGATGCAAATGAAGCTTTGCAAAAGAATTCAAATCCATATATCACACCAAATAACCGATACGGGCACCAGAATGGGGCCAGTTATGCTTGGCATTTTGAAGCTAGGAAATCTCAGATACTTAAATGCATGGAATGTGGCAGCTCACATGATACATTACAAGAACTTACTGCCCACATGATGGTCACAGGACATTTTATAAAGGTGACCAATTCCGCACTCAAGAAAGGAAAACCTGTGATGGAACCCCCTGCTATGCCAACTTCTTTACTGGATGAAAAGGTACAGTCCGTACCATTAGCTGCCACTACATTTACACCTCCCGCTAATAATAACACTTCTCTTTCACCAAAACTGACTgttgaaataaaaaaagaaataatccCAGATGATAAAATCAAAGACAAGGAAAAATCTAATGAAGAAGAAGAAAAGTTTGATGTCCCTTCAAAATACCATTATCTAACTGAAAATGACTTAGACGAAAGCCCGAAAGGCGGATTAGATATCCTAAAGTCTTTAGAAAATACAGTAACGTCTGCCATTAATAAGGCTCAAAATGGTACTCCAAGTTGGGGAGGTTACCCAAGTATCCATGCTGCCTACCAGCTCCCAAACATGATGAAGTTATCGTTAGGCTCCTCAGGGAAAAGTACTCCATTAAAACCAATGTATGGTAATAGTGATGTTATGTCACCTACCAAAAATCAGCCACTGGTGTCACCGCCAAGTAGTCAGACTTCGCCTGTGTCAAAAACTAACTTCCATGCCATGGAAGAATTAGTCAAAAAAGTGACAGAAAAAGTAGCTAAAGTTGAAGAGAAAATGAAGGAGCCAGAGGGAAAGTATTCACCAGTTAAAAGGGCAACACCGTCTCCAAGTGGTAGTGAAATTAGTGAACCTCCAAAATCCGATGCTCTGAATGACATTGTATATAAAAGCCAGCAAAACAGTccgatttcacaaaaaaacaactgCAAGGAAAGTTCAACTCTAGAGCCAGTTGAAAATGGCAAGGACCACGTGAAGTCAATAATAGGCAGCTTAAGTAGCAGCACAGCTATAATAACAGAGCACCCTCCAGAACAACCGTTTGTTAATCCATTAAGTGCATTGCAGTCCGTTATGAACATTCACCTTGGCAAGGCAGCTAAACCCTCCCTCCCGACTCTAGATCCCATGAGCATGTTATTTAAAATGAGTAACAGCTTGGCTGAAAAAGCTGCTGTTGCGACCCCACCTATCCAATCCAAAAAAACAGACCACTTAACAGACCGTTATTTTTATCATGTCAACAATGACCAGCCCATAGATTTGACAAAAGGAAAGAGTGACAAAAACTGCTCTTTGGCTTCAGCGCTTTTGTCACCCACATCGACATCTTCTGCATCTTCTTCATCTACAGTGACAACAGCAAAGACATCTGCAGTCGTGTCATTCATGTCAAACTCACCGCTGCGCGAGAATGCCTTGTCAGATATATCTGATATGCTGAAAAACCTGACAGAAAGCCACACATCAAAATCTTCTACACCTACCAGTATATCTGAAAAATCTGACATTGACGGTACCACAATAGAGGAACCAGAAGAAAACACACCAGCTCAGAAAAGGAAAGGGCGGCAGTCCAACTGGAACCCACAACATTTGCTTATCCTACAAGCCCAGTTTGCAGCTAGTTTGAGACAGACATCTGAAGGGAAATATGTCATGTCAGACTTGAGCCCTCAAGAAAGAATGCACATTTCCAGGTTTACAGGACTCTCAATGACCACAATTAGTCACTGGCTAGCTAATGTGAAATACCAGCTACGAAGGACAGGTGGGACGAAGTTCCTCAAGAACTTGGACACTGGGCATCCAGTGTTCTTTTGTAATGACTGCGCCTCGCAAATCAGGACACCCTCAACGTATATCAGTCACCTTGAATCACATCTAGGTTTTAGAATAAGAGACTTGTCTAAACTTTCTAGTGAACAAATACACAATCAGATAGCACAAACAAAATCCCCGTCTGACAAGTTGGTGGCTTCCTCCCCAGAAGAAGAGACTGGAACTTCCTATCAGTGTAAGCTTTGCAATCGGACATTTGCGAGCAAGCACGCTGTGAAACTTCATTTGAGTAAAACACATGGGAAGTCTCCAGAAGATCACCTTCTGTATGTGTCAGAGCTAGAAAAGCAGTAG